One region of Duncaniella freteri genomic DNA includes:
- the miaA gene encoding tRNA (adenosine(37)-N6)-dimethylallyltransferase MiaA, translating into MTVTDTLSLIVITGPTASGKTRRAVELARAVDGEIISADSRQVYRGMDLGTGKDLEEYDGIPVHLIDICPAGYKYNLYEYLRDYRKAYDGIVARGKMPILCGGTGLYVESVLKGLSLPEVPENTQLRRSLESKSLAELTEILASMKSLHNVTDVDTVKRAVRAIEIQTYYTEHPDMSEQAEPHPLTDALTIGVEVDRETRRQRITERLYSRLNAGMLNEVRHLLDTGIPADDLIYYGLEYKYLTLHLIGQISYDEMFTQLEIAIHQFAKRQMTWFRGMERRVPTSPIHWLPSTLSSADFTSAVLSLIP; encoded by the coding sequence ATGACTGTTACCGACACTCTATCATTAATCGTTATCACCGGACCGACCGCCTCAGGCAAAACCCGCAGGGCGGTCGAGCTGGCTCGTGCAGTTGACGGTGAAATCATCAGTGCCGACTCGCGACAGGTATACCGCGGAATGGATCTCGGAACCGGTAAGGACCTTGAAGAATATGATGGAATACCGGTCCACCTCATCGACATATGCCCGGCAGGATACAAATACAACCTATATGAATATCTGCGCGACTACAGAAAGGCATATGACGGCATAGTGGCTCGCGGAAAAATGCCCATCTTATGCGGCGGCACAGGGCTATACGTCGAAAGTGTGCTCAAAGGGCTGTCACTGCCCGAAGTTCCGGAAAACACTCAGCTGCGACGTTCGCTGGAGAGTAAATCTCTCGCCGAACTAACCGAAATACTTGCATCGATGAAATCGCTCCACAACGTCACCGATGTCGATACTGTAAAGCGTGCTGTAAGGGCAATCGAGATACAGACCTATTACACCGAACATCCCGACATGTCAGAACAAGCCGAGCCGCATCCGCTCACTGACGCTCTAACCATTGGCGTGGAGGTCGACCGCGAGACACGCCGACAGCGCATCACAGAGCGGCTCTATTCGCGCCTCAATGCCGGAATGCTCAACGAAGTGCGCCATCTGCTCGACACCGGAATCCCTGCTGACGATCTAATATACTACGGACTGGAATACAAATACCTCACGCTACACCTCATCGGACAGATCAGCTACGACGAGATGTTCACACAGCTTGAGATAGCAATACACCAGTTTGCCAAACGGCAGATGACATGGTTCAGAGGCATGGAACGCCGCGTGCCCACCTCTCCCATCCATTGGCTGCCATCCACCCTCTCGTCAGCCGACTTCACATCCGCCGTCCTTAGCCTCATCCCTTAA
- the metK gene encoding methionine adenosyltransferase, with protein sequence MKTYLFTSESVSEGHPDKVADQISDAVLDEFLARDPKSKVACETLVTTGQVVVAGEVKSNAYVDLMDVTRQVIRSIGYDRSELKFDGEACGVFSALHEQSADINRGVEREDAEAQGAGDQGMMFGYACDETPDYMPLTLDLSHRLLRELADIRREAEHMTWEKRGRVFTYLRPDSKSQVTVEYDENNRPLRVDTIVISTQHDEFIKPADDTSEAQAEADRAMQARIEKDVREILIPRVKAQLPAEVADLITDFKLLVNPTGKFVIGGPHGDTGLTGRKIIVDTYGGRGAHGGGAFSGKDPSKVDRSAAYAARHIAKNLVAAGIAREVLVQVAYAIGCAQPVSLCVNTYGTSRIDMTDSEIADIVKAMPCFDMTPYAIEKRFDLRQPIYRETASYGHLGRQPRKVIKHFHSRYEPDFTKEVELFTWEKLDAVDAVKKAFGL encoded by the coding sequence ATGAAAACATATCTTTTTACATCCGAGTCAGTATCGGAAGGGCATCCCGACAAGGTTGCCGACCAGATCAGTGATGCCGTGCTTGATGAGTTTCTCGCACGTGATCCCAAATCGAAAGTAGCTTGCGAGACACTTGTCACCACAGGTCAGGTTGTCGTTGCAGGCGAGGTCAAGAGCAACGCTTATGTCGACCTTATGGATGTGACACGTCAGGTGATCCGCAGCATAGGTTATGACCGGAGCGAGCTGAAGTTTGACGGAGAGGCATGCGGCGTGTTCTCAGCCCTGCATGAACAGAGTGCCGATATCAACCGTGGTGTCGAGCGTGAGGATGCAGAGGCTCAGGGTGCCGGCGACCAGGGCATGATGTTCGGCTATGCCTGCGACGAGACTCCCGATTATATGCCTCTCACCCTTGATCTTTCCCATCGTCTGCTTCGCGAGCTCGCCGACATACGCCGCGAGGCAGAGCATATGACATGGGAGAAGCGCGGACGAGTGTTCACTTATCTGCGTCCCGACTCCAAGAGCCAGGTCACAGTGGAATATGACGAGAACAATCGTCCTCTGCGTGTCGACACCATAGTGATCTCCACTCAGCACGATGAGTTCATAAAGCCGGCCGATGATACTTCCGAGGCACAGGCTGAAGCTGACCGCGCTATGCAGGCTCGTATAGAGAAGGATGTACGTGAGATACTTATACCTCGCGTCAAGGCTCAGCTTCCTGCCGAGGTGGCTGATCTCATCACTGATTTCAAGCTTCTTGTCAACCCTACAGGCAAGTTTGTGATAGGCGGTCCTCATGGTGATACCGGACTGACAGGACGAAAAATTATTGTCGACACTTACGGAGGCCGTGGTGCCCATGGCGGAGGTGCCTTCTCAGGCAAGGACCCCAGTAAGGTGGATCGGTCGGCCGCATATGCGGCGCGTCATATCGCCAAGAATCTTGTGGCTGCCGGGATTGCCCGCGAGGTGCTCGTGCAGGTGGCATACGCTATCGGATGTGCACAGCCTGTGAGCCTGTGTGTCAACACTTACGGCACCTCCCGTATAGACATGACCGATTCCGAGATCGCTGACATTGTGAAGGCTATGCCCTGTTTCGACATGACACCTTATGCCATAGAGAAGCGTTTTGACCTGCGTCAGCCCATATATCGTGAGACTGCGAGCTACGGTCATCTTGGGCGTCAGCCACGCAAGGTCATCAAGCATTTCCACTCCCGCTATGAGCCTGATTTCACAAAGGAGGTTGAGCTGTTCACCTGGGAGAAGCTCGATGCTGTTGATGCTGTGAAGAAGGCGTTCGGTCTTTAA
- a CDS encoding porin family protein — MKRVLFLLVVAFVAMSASAQITWNTKGGIGLAHCWGDAEGLSGHFVGKIGAGIEKPLTSNWSLMPSLEVAWKGAEEKFSDKGFEYKSTLDLFYIQVPVVAAYRVNINDDWNCALKAGPYLAYAISGKIKGGYEGESFDEDFFSSNDEGPSGRRFDAGLDFGVDFEYHRFVFGVEYELGFISIQKKFEDIVGSIRNAAFYATVGFKF; from the coding sequence ATGAAAAGAGTATTGTTTTTATTAGTAGTGGCTTTTGTTGCAATGAGCGCATCGGCACAAATCACATGGAACACAAAAGGTGGTATTGGTCTGGCACATTGTTGGGGTGATGCTGAAGGGCTTTCAGGTCACTTTGTAGGTAAAATAGGTGCAGGTATTGAGAAACCTCTGACATCTAATTGGTCACTCATGCCCTCCCTTGAAGTTGCATGGAAAGGTGCTGAAGAAAAATTTTCAGATAAAGGTTTTGAATATAAGAGCACTCTTGATCTCTTTTATATCCAGGTTCCTGTAGTTGCAGCCTATCGTGTGAACATAAACGATGACTGGAACTGTGCGCTCAAAGCAGGTCCCTATCTTGCTTATGCAATCAGCGGTAAGATTAAGGGGGGATATGAAGGTGAATCATTTGATGAGGATTTCTTCTCAAGCAATGATGAAGGACCTTCAGGCAGACGTTTTGACGCAGGTCTTGATTTCGGTGTGGATTTTGAATACCATCGATTCGTGTTTGGTGTGGAATATGAGTTAGGCTTCATATCCATACAGAAGAAATTTGAAGATATAGTAGGCAGTATACGTAATGCCGCTTTCTACGCCACAGTAGGTTTCAAATTCTGA
- a CDS encoding caspase family protein produces MKRIITFITFIVVTFHIIAQGFSYVYNGVEFKGKITDGVACIKSFNHKTQEVTIPASIVHKGISYPVKSVNTFLNGVNYSTVYLTIEEGIEEIDKFCFNEFRKLVSVKLPNSIRHIGKNAFRDNRGMEFDMAGSIDETAIRNGQELFIKNANTFDLAATNKSSYDISSRRKETQDEIENKKQQDKENEALKAQLLEQAKLLRETEELLAEAAKQKEKEEKQREKDKEKERKSKKRSGGMKGAFKGLFGINESDDSPEIVTQQPQPQLIAAAPAPVIPELPPVDVDIDIPVVSTDKNNNTYCVIIANEKYEDVPEVEYAERDGEVFREYCIKTLGIPEKQVKSFINASYTDVKRALNWIETMADISGAESKVIFYYAGHGIPNEKDKTAYLIPTDGFPKDITTCFKLSDMYARLGNLKSKSVTVLLDACFSGVKRGSGQALVAARGVAIKPKTEAIPGNMVVFTATSDDETALAYKDKRHGMFTYFLLDHLKKTRGNASFGEMFQVLSTHVKKNSMLENDKLQTPSVNVSASMKPKWKKLQF; encoded by the coding sequence ATGAAACGAATCATCACGTTCATCACTTTCATCGTCGTCACATTCCATATCATTGCACAAGGATTCAGTTATGTATATAACGGAGTGGAGTTCAAAGGAAAGATTACTGACGGCGTAGCATGTATAAAAAGTTTCAATCACAAGACACAGGAGGTAACGATACCTGCCTCTATTGTACACAAAGGCATATCCTATCCAGTGAAATCCGTGAACACATTTCTCAATGGAGTCAATTATTCCACAGTCTATCTCACCATAGAGGAGGGTATTGAAGAGATTGATAAATTTTGTTTCAACGAATTTCGCAAACTGGTGTCTGTCAAGCTGCCTAATTCTATCAGACATATCGGCAAGAATGCATTTCGCGATAATCGTGGTATGGAATTCGATATGGCTGGGAGCATTGATGAGACAGCTATCCGCAACGGACAGGAATTGTTCATTAAAAATGCTAATACATTTGACTTAGCAGCAACCAATAAGTCCTCATATGATATATCTTCACGCAGGAAGGAAACTCAGGACGAAATAGAGAATAAAAAGCAGCAGGATAAAGAGAATGAGGCTCTCAAAGCCCAGCTTCTTGAGCAGGCGAAGTTGCTTAGAGAAACTGAAGAGCTCCTTGCTGAAGCCGCAAAGCAAAAGGAGAAGGAGGAAAAGCAGCGTGAAAAGGATAAAGAAAAAGAGAGGAAAAGCAAGAAAAGATCTGGAGGTATGAAAGGTGCTTTCAAGGGACTTTTCGGTATTAACGAGAGTGACGACTCTCCGGAGATAGTTACTCAACAGCCTCAGCCCCAGCTTATAGCCGCTGCTCCAGCCCCGGTGATACCAGAGTTGCCTCCGGTGGATGTCGATATTGATATACCTGTAGTGAGTACCGATAAAAATAATAATACCTATTGTGTGATTATTGCAAATGAAAAATATGAAGATGTGCCGGAGGTGGAATATGCTGAACGTGACGGCGAAGTGTTCAGGGAATATTGTATAAAGACTCTCGGAATCCCGGAAAAACAGGTCAAATCATTCATAAACGCATCATATACCGATGTAAAGAGGGCCCTTAACTGGATCGAGACAATGGCAGATATTTCAGGAGCCGAATCGAAGGTGATATTCTACTATGCAGGTCATGGCATTCCAAATGAGAAGGATAAAACGGCATATCTTATTCCTACAGACGGCTTTCCTAAAGATATCACCACATGTTTTAAGCTCAGCGATATGTATGCTCGTCTTGGTAATCTAAAAAGTAAAAGTGTCACAGTGTTACTCGATGCTTGTTTCAGCGGTGTAAAACGTGGCTCTGGTCAGGCTCTTGTGGCAGCACGCGGTGTAGCAATAAAGCCCAAGACAGAAGCGATTCCTGGTAATATGGTGGTATTCACAGCCACATCAGATGACGAGACAGCCTTGGCGTATAAGGACAAGCGTCACGGTATGTTCACATACTTTCTGCTTGACCATCTGAAGAAGACTCGCGGCAATGCTTCGTTTGGTGAGATGTTTCAGGTTTTGTCAACTCACGTCAAGAAAAATTCTATGCTTGAGAACGATAAGCTTCAGACCCCATCGGTTAACGTGTCGGCAAGCATGAAGCCCAAATGGAAAAAACTTCAATTCTAA
- a CDS encoding DUF4384 domain-containing protein, with translation MRLLLAILLMFCGVLSLSAQKVKTVTGDYTYHVPESQTIEQAKATALERARIQALASAFGTIVSQTNITNISTTGTVEVDFQTIGMSEVKGEWLEDTDAPVYDISFVDGMFTIYVSVKGKARELVSSTSECVAHVLCNGKSHKHESDRFIAGDQIYLMFQSTTNGFLAVYLSDGTGTVSCLLPYPSQTDASFPIKGNRSYLLFDSTVGDEYIEEYCLTASRETENNIIYIIFSPRKFTKALDSQTEGELLPRELPENEFHKWLTKCRRRDPEMQIIRKFVTITNR, from the coding sequence ATGCGTCTGTTGCTTGCCATATTGCTAATGTTTTGTGGAGTCCTATCACTGTCAGCTCAAAAAGTCAAGACTGTGACAGGTGACTACACCTATCATGTCCCAGAAAGTCAGACCATCGAACAGGCTAAGGCTACGGCCCTTGAACGAGCACGCATTCAGGCTTTAGCCTCGGCATTCGGTACAATTGTGTCACAGACCAATATAACAAACATTTCCACGACAGGCACTGTTGAGGTTGATTTTCAGACCATAGGAATGAGTGAGGTGAAAGGAGAATGGCTCGAAGATACCGATGCTCCGGTCTACGATATTTCTTTTGTTGACGGAATGTTCACAATTTATGTGTCAGTAAAAGGTAAGGCAAGGGAACTTGTGTCGTCGACTTCCGAATGTGTAGCCCATGTGTTATGTAACGGCAAGTCGCATAAACATGAGTCGGACCGTTTTATAGCAGGTGATCAGATCTATCTTATGTTCCAATCCACTACCAACGGCTTTCTCGCAGTGTATCTTTCTGACGGCACCGGGACCGTGTCATGTCTGCTTCCATATCCCTCACAGACCGATGCGAGTTTTCCTATAAAGGGCAATAGATCATATCTGTTGTTTGACAGTACTGTTGGCGATGAATATATTGAAGAATATTGTCTGACAGCATCTCGCGAAACCGAAAACAATATCATATACATAATATTCTCTCCACGAAAGTTTACAAAAGCTCTTGACAGTCAAACCGAGGGGGAACTGCTCCCGCGAGAACTTCCTGAAAATGAATTTCATAAATGGTTGACCAAATGTCGCAGACGCGACCCGGAAATGCAGATAATACGCAAATTCGTTACAATAACCAATCGATAG
- a CDS encoding Crp/Fnr family transcriptional regulator: MTPRSMYENLMTLPLFKGVSYSRLSEIVGNTRLAFLKYLPGEHMLSAGEPCTHIKFVISGHVRLTICNESDRVKVSQTLSSPAVISPDFLFGRNTLYPASATAIDTVSIMQIEKKDFIPLLQSDDVFLFNYLNILSSNAQKAVDGVLAITSGSLEERIAFWIIALTQIDSDDIVLSAKQRDLYSLFGVQRSSFIAALDGMKAHGILDYTPTEIRVRSRRALRGVLLKTPD; this comes from the coding sequence ATGACACCACGAAGCATGTATGAAAATCTGATGACTCTCCCTCTATTCAAAGGAGTCAGTTACTCACGTCTGTCAGAGATAGTGGGGAATACCCGGCTTGCATTTCTGAAATATCTTCCCGGAGAGCATATGCTTAGTGCAGGAGAGCCGTGCACTCACATAAAGTTTGTCATCTCAGGGCATGTGCGCCTTACCATATGCAATGAGAGTGACCGTGTGAAAGTTAGCCAGACGCTCTCTTCACCGGCTGTGATATCTCCTGATTTTCTTTTCGGGCGCAACACCCTTTATCCAGCCTCTGCCACAGCCATCGACACAGTATCGATAATGCAGATTGAAAAAAAGGATTTCATACCGCTGCTCCAGAGCGATGATGTGTTTCTCTTCAATTATCTCAATATTCTGTCGAGCAACGCACAGAAGGCGGTCGACGGAGTATTGGCTATAACGTCAGGTTCGCTTGAGGAGCGCATAGCATTCTGGATAATAGCCCTCACCCAGATTGATTCGGACGACATAGTGCTCAGTGCCAAGCAGCGCGACCTGTATTCACTGTTCGGTGTGCAGCGTTCGTCATTCATAGCGGCTCTTGACGGAATGAAGGCACATGGCATACTCGATTATACACCCACCGAGATTAGAGTACGTTCACGCCGCGCACTTCGCGGAGTGCTCCTCAAAACCCCCGACTGA
- a CDS encoding bile acid:sodium symporter family protein, with protein sequence MNSALIRQRLKPWMLPIAMLGGILFHNLIEVIAFVAPYLIFVMLLITFCKVKPHEFRVTRLSGALILVQILGSVLAYLALLPFNRELAEGAFICIFCPTATAAPVITGMLGGSIPRLATFSIVSNVSVAVLAPVLFSLMGSKADITFFESLATIATRVVPMIILPLFTAFAMLRYMPKVHSKIASHQSISFYIWSVSLFIVVGRAVSFIMAEPSEMIPEMLWLAGISLVACCAQFYIGRRIGRRCGDKIAGAQGLGQKNTVLAIWMALTYLHPIASVAPAAYVAWQNIINSCQLWKKRNRI encoded by the coding sequence ATGAATTCTGCTTTGATCAGACAACGGCTCAAACCGTGGATGCTGCCTATAGCTATGCTTGGCGGCATACTGTTTCATAACCTTATAGAAGTGATAGCCTTTGTGGCACCTTATCTGATATTCGTAATGCTCCTCATAACGTTCTGCAAGGTCAAGCCACATGAATTTCGCGTCACGCGCCTCTCGGGGGCTCTGATACTTGTACAGATTCTCGGATCGGTACTGGCATATCTCGCGCTGCTCCCGTTCAATCGTGAGCTTGCCGAGGGTGCGTTCATATGTATATTCTGTCCTACAGCCACAGCCGCTCCTGTGATCACCGGAATGCTTGGCGGCAGTATCCCTCGGCTTGCCACATTCTCCATAGTCTCCAATGTGTCGGTTGCGGTTCTTGCCCCTGTCCTTTTCTCTCTCATGGGGAGTAAGGCTGATATCACATTTTTCGAATCGCTTGCCACCATAGCCACCCGAGTGGTTCCGATGATCATACTTCCGCTGTTCACGGCATTTGCCATGCTTAGGTATATGCCAAAAGTCCACAGCAAGATAGCCTCGCATCAGTCGATATCATTCTATATCTGGTCGGTGTCGTTGTTCATAGTTGTGGGGAGGGCTGTCAGCTTTATTATGGCAGAGCCATCCGAGATGATACCTGAAATGCTATGGCTTGCCGGAATCTCGTTGGTGGCATGCTGTGCGCAGTTCTATATAGGGCGGAGGATAGGACGCCGATGCGGCGATAAGATTGCCGGAGCACAGGGGCTTGGGCAGAAGAACACTGTACTTGCCATATGGATGGCTCTCACATATCTCCATCCTATAGCCTCAGTGGCCCCGGCTGCCTATGTGGCATGGCAGAATATTATCAATAGCTGTCAGTTGTGGAAAAAAAGAAATAGGATATGA
- the ychF gene encoding redox-regulated ATPase YchF — protein MALQCGIVGLPNVGKSTLFNCLSNAKAQSANFPFCTIEPNVGVITVPDDRLNKLVEMCNPRSVVPATVEIVDIAGLVQGASKGEGLGNKFLANIRETDAILHVLRCFDDDNVTHVHNTVDPVRDKEIIDYELQLKDLETIESRIAKTQKQAQTGGDKVAKMQYEVLKKYHEALLQGKPARTVILETPDEQKFGRELFLLTSKPVMYVCNVDDTSAVDGNKYVEAVREAIKDENAQLLIVAAQTESEIAELDTYEERQEFLAEIGLKESGVARLIRAAYALLNLQTFFTAGADEVRAWTFMRGSKAPQCAGIIHTDFEKGFIRAEVIKYDDYVTLGSESAVRDAGKMAIEGKNYIAQDGDIMHFLFNV, from the coding sequence ATGGCACTACAATGTGGCATCGTGGGGCTTCCCAACGTGGGCAAGTCGACCCTCTTCAACTGCCTCTCAAATGCGAAGGCTCAGTCAGCCAACTTCCCTTTCTGCACCATAGAGCCCAATGTGGGCGTTATCACCGTGCCCGACGACCGTCTCAACAAGCTTGTGGAGATGTGCAATCCTCGTTCGGTAGTTCCTGCCACAGTAGAGATCGTGGATATCGCAGGACTTGTGCAGGGCGCAAGCAAGGGGGAAGGTCTTGGAAATAAATTCCTCGCCAACATACGTGAGACCGATGCCATACTCCATGTGCTCCGCTGCTTTGATGACGACAATGTGACACATGTCCACAACACTGTCGACCCTGTCCGCGATAAGGAGATCATCGACTATGAGCTACAGCTCAAGGACCTTGAGACTATAGAAAGCCGCATAGCAAAGACCCAGAAACAGGCCCAGACAGGAGGAGACAAGGTAGCAAAGATGCAATATGAAGTGCTAAAGAAATATCATGAGGCACTTCTGCAGGGGAAACCGGCTCGCACCGTGATTCTTGAGACACCCGACGAACAGAAATTCGGACGTGAACTGTTCCTGCTCACATCCAAACCAGTGATGTATGTCTGCAACGTGGACGACACATCGGCTGTCGACGGCAACAAGTACGTTGAAGCCGTACGTGAAGCCATCAAGGATGAAAATGCACAGCTTCTCATCGTGGCTGCCCAGACCGAAAGCGAGATAGCCGAACTCGACACATATGAGGAACGACAGGAATTCCTTGCGGAAATAGGACTTAAAGAGTCGGGCGTGGCACGACTCATCCGTGCAGCCTACGCCCTTCTCAACCTACAGACATTCTTCACTGCCGGAGCCGACGAGGTACGCGCATGGACATTCATGCGTGGCAGCAAGGCTCCACAGTGTGCCGGCATAATCCACACGGACTTTGAAAAGGGATTCATCCGTGCCGAAGTAATAAAGTATGACGACTATGTGACTCTCGGCTCAGAATCAGCAGTCCGCGATGCCGGCAAGATGGCAATCGAGGGAAAGAACTACATCGCCCAGGACGGCGACATCATGCACTTCCTCTTCAATGTATAG
- the mscL gene encoding large-conductance mechanosensitive channel protein MscL: MALLKEFKEFAMRGNVIDMAVGVVIGAAFGKIISSLVDDIIMPLVGVVTGGINFTDYKFVIQQAVIDGQTQEIIKPEVTMNWGSWVQTVVDFLIVAFCIFIAIKGINQLKRKQEEAPAPAPAPEPTKEEVLLTEIRDLLKEKK; the protein is encoded by the coding sequence ATGGCACTATTAAAGGAATTTAAGGAATTTGCGATGCGTGGCAATGTCATCGACATGGCTGTCGGTGTAGTGATAGGCGCGGCTTTCGGTAAGATCATCTCGTCGCTTGTCGACGATATCATAATGCCTCTTGTGGGAGTGGTGACCGGCGGAATCAATTTCACCGATTACAAGTTTGTGATCCAGCAGGCTGTCATTGACGGTCAGACTCAGGAGATTATCAAGCCTGAGGTGACAATGAACTGGGGTTCATGGGTGCAGACAGTTGTTGATTTCCTTATCGTGGCTTTCTGTATATTCATAGCCATAAAAGGCATCAATCAGCTTAAGCGCAAGCAGGAGGAGGCTCCCGCCCCCGCCCCGGCTCCGGAACCTACCAAGGAGGAGGTACTGCTCACCGAGATACGCGATCTGCTGAAAGAAAAGAAATGA
- the gap gene encoding type I glyceraldehyde-3-phosphate dehydrogenase, whose amino-acid sequence MTKIGINGFGRIGRFVFRASTKRDDIEVVAINDLLPVDYMAYMLKYDTMHGQFDGTVDYDLEKSLLIVNGKNIRVTACKNPAEIAWGAVGAEYVVESTGLFLTKEKAQAHIEAGAKYVVMSAPSKDDTPMFVCGVNDDTYAGQQFVSNASCTTNCLAPIAKVLNDKFGITDGLMTTVHSTTATQKTVDGPSMKDWRGGRAASGNIIPSSTGAAKAVGKVIPALNGKLTGMSMRVPTLDVSVVDLTVNLAKPATYEEICAAMKEASEGSLKGILGYTEDAVVSSDFLGDARTSIFDAKAGIQLTPTFVKVVSWYDNEIGYSNKVLDLIARMKKVNG is encoded by the coding sequence ATGACAAAAATAGGTATCAATGGATTTGGCCGCATCGGCCGGTTCGTATTCCGTGCATCCACCAAGCGCGATGACATCGAGGTAGTTGCTATCAACGACCTCCTTCCCGTTGACTACATGGCTTATATGCTCAAGTACGACACCATGCATGGCCAGTTCGACGGAACCGTTGACTACGACCTGGAGAAGAGCCTCCTCATCGTAAACGGCAAGAACATCCGCGTTACCGCCTGCAAGAATCCTGCTGAGATTGCCTGGGGTGCTGTAGGTGCCGAGTACGTAGTAGAATCTACCGGTCTCTTCCTCACCAAAGAGAAGGCTCAGGCTCACATCGAGGCTGGTGCCAAGTATGTGGTTATGTCAGCACCCTCAAAGGACGACACCCCCATGTTCGTTTGCGGTGTTAACGATGACACCTACGCTGGTCAGCAGTTCGTTTCCAACGCTTCTTGCACCACCAACTGTCTTGCTCCTATCGCCAAGGTCCTCAACGACAAGTTTGGCATCACCGACGGTCTCATGACTACCGTTCACTCTACCACCGCTACACAGAAAACTGTTGACGGTCCCTCTATGAAGGACTGGCGTGGTGGCCGTGCCGCTTCCGGCAACATCATCCCCTCATCTACAGGTGCTGCAAAGGCTGTAGGTAAGGTTATCCCCGCCCTCAACGGCAAGCTCACCGGTATGTCAATGCGTGTCCCCACCCTCGACGTATCTGTAGTTGACCTCACCGTTAACCTCGCTAAGCCCGCTACTTACGAGGAAATCTGCGCCGCTATGAAGGAGGCTTCTGAAGGCTCACTCAAGGGTATCCTCGGCTACACTGAGGACGCAGTCGTTTCAAGCGACTTCCTCGGCGATGCCCGCACCTCTATCTTCGACGCTAAGGCAGGTATCCAGCTCACCCCAACTTTCGTTAAGGTTGTCAGCTGGTACGACAATGAGATCGGTTACTCTAACAAGGTTCTCGACCTCATCGCACGCATGAAGAAGGTTAACGGCTAA